A window from Leifsonia shinshuensis encodes these proteins:
- a CDS encoding polysaccharide biosynthesis tyrosine autokinase, whose translation MPAPARHTPDNRPSTEQGRGGDPAQHQFVAAFKRFWYIIALGAFAGLIGGWGLAQVATPVYTATSNLYFSLNFGGSANDLNQGSTYTQNQMLSFAQLAESAIVLQPVIDQLHLERTPASLADSIAVSTPQNTVILELSVTDSDPAQAADIANAVAATLGKKVEEIAPKSVTGATTVSVRTIQTAVKPEAPSSPNVRLNLVAGVVIGLLLGVLLVVLRELLDTRVRSADIAARVTGVPLLAQIQRLRRRQPSPILLTDPLSSAAEGYRRLRSSLEFVSVDSDRLAFVVTSSVPDEGKSLVSLNLALALTEGDRRVLLVDADLRRPTLAASTGLPAGSGLTSVLVGRASVAEVVQEWNGLDVITSGPIPPNPSELLSSRAMSDFIAQVGREYDVVVFDTPPMTAVVDAAVVARSLDGALVVADRTRVSRSQLALTMDLLEKSGVRVLGLVLNRVAPTKSSDSYYRQSGTEKSGWRSRLRLRRRASTTPPLPLPPLPASEPDALPAAERAAADWEVDDAQLDEHFDEDISAVESDEDDDRELANTGPTSQVKPRR comes from the coding sequence ATGCCCGCGCCCGCCCGACACACCCCCGACAACCGCCCCAGCACCGAACAGGGACGGGGCGGAGACCCCGCCCAGCACCAGTTCGTGGCCGCTTTCAAGCGCTTCTGGTACATCATCGCGCTGGGCGCGTTCGCCGGGCTGATCGGCGGGTGGGGACTCGCCCAGGTGGCGACGCCGGTCTACACCGCGACGAGCAACCTGTACTTCTCGCTCAACTTCGGCGGTTCCGCGAACGACCTCAACCAGGGCTCCACCTACACGCAGAACCAGATGCTGTCCTTCGCACAGCTGGCGGAGTCCGCGATCGTGCTGCAGCCGGTGATCGACCAGCTGCACCTCGAGCGCACGCCCGCCTCCCTGGCCGACTCGATCGCCGTCAGCACGCCGCAGAACACCGTCATCCTCGAGCTGTCCGTGACCGACAGCGACCCCGCGCAGGCCGCAGACATCGCCAACGCGGTGGCCGCGACGCTCGGCAAGAAGGTGGAGGAGATCGCCCCGAAGAGCGTGACGGGCGCCACCACCGTGTCCGTGCGCACGATCCAGACGGCGGTGAAGCCGGAGGCGCCCTCGTCGCCCAACGTGAGGCTGAACCTCGTCGCGGGCGTCGTGATCGGTCTGCTGCTCGGCGTGCTGCTCGTGGTGCTGCGCGAGCTCCTCGACACGCGGGTGCGCTCCGCCGACATCGCCGCGCGCGTCACCGGCGTCCCGCTGCTGGCGCAGATCCAGCGGCTGCGACGGCGCCAGCCCAGCCCGATCCTCCTCACCGACCCGCTGTCGAGCGCCGCAGAGGGCTACCGGCGTCTCCGCTCCAGCCTGGAGTTCGTGAGCGTCGACTCTGACCGCCTCGCGTTCGTGGTGACCTCGTCCGTCCCGGACGAAGGCAAGTCGCTGGTCTCGCTGAACCTCGCGCTGGCGCTGACGGAGGGCGACCGCCGGGTGCTGCTCGTGGATGCGGACCTGCGCCGGCCGACGCTCGCCGCCTCGACGGGGCTGCCGGCCGGATCGGGCCTCACCTCCGTGCTGGTCGGGCGCGCCTCCGTCGCCGAGGTCGTCCAGGAGTGGAACGGGCTGGACGTCATCACGAGCGGTCCCATCCCGCCGAACCCCAGCGAGCTGCTGTCGTCGCGGGCCATGTCCGACTTCATCGCGCAGGTGGGCCGCGAGTACGACGTCGTCGTGTTCGACACGCCGCCGATGACCGCGGTCGTCGACGCGGCGGTGGTCGCCCGCTCGCTGGATGGCGCACTCGTGGTGGCGGACCGGACGCGCGTCTCGCGGTCGCAGCTGGCACTGACGATGGACCTGCTCGAGAAGTCGGGCGTCCGTGTCCTCGGGCTCGTCCTCAACCGCGTCGCGCCCACCAAGAGCTCCGACAGCTACTACCGCCAGTCGGGCACCGAGAAGAGCGGATGGCGGAGCCGGCTGCGCCTGCGCCGTCGCGCGTCGACCACTCCGCCGCTCCCGCTTCCCCCGCTGCCGGCCTCGGAACCCGACGCGCTGCCCGCCGCCGAGCGCGCCGCAGCGGACTGGGAGGTCGACGACGCACAGCTCGACGAGCACTTCGACGAGGACATTAGCGCCGTCGAGTCGGACGAGGACGACGACCGCGAGCTGGCGAACACCGGCCCGACGTCACAGGTGAAGCCGCGCCGCTGA